One Sagittula stellata E-37 genomic window carries:
- the dgcA gene encoding N-acetyl-D-Glu racemase DgcA, translated as MIEVRRDVFRLAEAFTISRGSRTEAQVLTVSVSRDGITGRGECVPYARYDETLDSVAAEIAGLPEGISRADLQEALEPGAARNAVDCALWDLEAKVSGRRAWELAGLSAPGPEITAYTLSLDTPERMEASARKHAHRPLLKIKLGTPDDMPRLEAVRRGAPEARIIVDANEGWSAAVYADLAPHLVRLGVALVEQPLPAGQDDALIGLERPVPLCADESCHDRASLAALKGKYDVVNIKLDKTGGLTEALALREAALAEGYGIMVGCMVGSSLAMAPAVLVAQGAGVVDLDGPLLLAEDRDPPLTYDADGVHPSDAALWG; from the coding sequence ACCGAAGCGCAGGTGCTGACGGTGTCCGTCAGCCGGGACGGGATCACCGGGCGGGGCGAATGTGTGCCTTATGCCCGTTACGACGAGACGCTGGACAGTGTGGCTGCGGAGATCGCCGGCCTGCCGGAAGGGATCTCGCGGGCGGACCTGCAAGAGGCGCTGGAACCGGGGGCGGCCCGGAACGCGGTCGACTGTGCCTTGTGGGACCTTGAGGCGAAGGTGTCGGGCAGGCGGGCCTGGGAACTGGCCGGGCTTTCGGCGCCCGGGCCCGAGATCACCGCCTATACCCTGTCGCTGGACACGCCGGAACGGATGGAGGCCTCGGCCCGCAAGCATGCGCACCGGCCGCTTCTGAAGATCAAGCTCGGGACGCCCGACGACATGCCGCGGCTTGAAGCCGTGCGGCGCGGTGCGCCGGAGGCCCGGATCATCGTCGACGCCAACGAGGGGTGGAGCGCGGCGGTCTATGCCGATCTCGCGCCGCATCTCGTACGGCTTGGCGTTGCCCTGGTGGAGCAGCCCCTGCCTGCCGGGCAGGACGACGCGCTGATCGGGCTTGAGCGTCCTGTGCCGCTTTGTGCCGACGAAAGCTGCCATGACAGGGCGTCTCTCGCGGCGCTGAAGGGCAAGTACGACGTGGTCAACATCAAGCTCGACAAGACCGGTGGGCTGACCGAGGCACTGGCCCTGCGGGAAGCGGCGCTGGCCGAAGGCTACGGGATCATGGTCGGCTGCATGGTCGGGTCGTCTCTGGCAATGGCGCCCGCGGTTCTGGTCGCGCAGGGGGCCGGCGTGGTCGACCTCGACGGTCCGCTGTTGCTGGCCGAGGACCGCGATCCGCCGCTGACATACGACGCCGACGGTGTGCATCCGTCCGACGCGGCGCTTTGGGGCTGA
- a CDS encoding GDP-mannose pyrophosphatase — translation MTGPRGDTAWEVLETRLLSDNWARLTTSLLRVRLRDGTVQEQWREAYDRGDGACILPFDPVRRHVLLGRQFRWPAAQNGDDPFLVEAAAGLLDDAAPEARIRAEAQEELGLTLDVPRFLFSLYMSPGSVTERLHFFSATYGATDAQARFGGLREEGEEIEIMDIPLKEALTMIEDGTIRDAKTVILLQYAALHLMPED, via the coding sequence ATGACGGGACCGCGAGGGGATACGGCCTGGGAGGTGCTGGAGACGCGCCTCTTGTCCGACAACTGGGCGCGGCTGACGACCTCGCTGCTGCGGGTGAGGCTGCGCGACGGAACGGTGCAGGAGCAGTGGCGCGAGGCCTACGACCGGGGCGACGGTGCGTGTATCCTGCCGTTCGATCCGGTACGCCGCCACGTCCTGCTGGGCCGGCAGTTTCGCTGGCCTGCGGCGCAGAACGGCGACGACCCCTTCCTCGTGGAGGCGGCGGCCGGACTGCTGGACGACGCGGCGCCTGAGGCCCGGATCCGTGCCGAGGCCCAGGAAGAGCTCGGCCTGACGCTCGACGTCCCGCGTTTTCTCTTCTCGCTCTACATGTCGCCGGGGTCGGTGACGGAGCGTCTGCATTTCTTCTCGGCCACCTACGGCGCCACCGACGCGCAGGCGCGTTTCGGCGGGCTGCGGGAGGAGGGCGAGGAGATCGAAATTATGGACATCCCGCTGAAGGAGGCCTTGACCATGATCGAAGATGGCACCATCCGGGATGCAAAGACCGTGATCCTGCTGCAATATGCGGCACTGCACCTGATGCCGGAGGACTGA
- a CDS encoding D-amino-acid transaminase, which yields MTRTVYVNGEFLPETEAKVSIFDRAFLMADGVYEVTSVLDGKLIDFDGHAVRLERSLNELDIRSPMTKEQLLEIHRELVEMNGIEDGLVYLQITRGAPGDRDFVFPDPETTEPTVVLFTQNKPGLADSPAAKKGMKVISIEDQRWGRRDIKTVQLLYPSMGKMMAKKAGADDAWMVMDGYVTEGTSNNAYYIKGNTIVTRALSNDILHGITRAAVLRFAAEAQMKVEERNFTIEEAQQADEAFITSASSFVMPVVEIDGVPLGDGRPGPKAARLREIYLEESRKVAV from the coding sequence ATGACCCGCACCGTCTACGTGAACGGAGAGTTCCTGCCGGAGACCGAAGCCAAGGTCTCCATCTTCGACCGGGCCTTCCTGATGGCCGACGGCGTGTACGAGGTGACCTCGGTGCTCGACGGCAAGCTGATCGATTTCGACGGTCATGCGGTGCGCCTCGAGCGGTCGCTGAACGAGTTGGACATCCGCTCTCCGATGACGAAGGAGCAGCTGCTGGAAATCCACCGCGAGCTGGTCGAGATGAACGGGATCGAGGACGGGCTTGTCTATCTTCAGATCACGCGCGGAGCGCCCGGAGACCGCGACTTCGTCTTCCCGGACCCGGAGACGACGGAACCGACGGTCGTCCTGTTCACCCAGAACAAACCCGGGCTGGCGGACAGCCCGGCGGCGAAGAAGGGGATGAAGGTCATCTCGATCGAGGATCAGCGCTGGGGCCGTCGTGACATCAAGACGGTGCAGCTTCTCTATCCGTCGATGGGCAAGATGATGGCGAAGAAGGCCGGTGCCGACGACGCCTGGATGGTGATGGACGGCTACGTGACCGAGGGCACCTCGAACAACGCCTATTACATCAAGGGCAACACCATTGTTACCCGCGCGCTGAGCAACGACATCCTGCACGGGATCACCCGCGCGGCGGTGCTGCGATTTGCGGCCGAGGCGCAGATGAAGGTGGAAGAGCGCAACTTCACCATCGAAGAGGCGCAGCAGGCCGACGAGGCGTTCATCACGTCGGCATCCTCCTTCGTGATGCCGGTGGTGGAGATCGACGGGGTTCCCCTGGGCGATGGCCGGCCGGGACCGAAGGCGGCGCGCCTGCGGGAAATCTACCTTGAGGAAAGCCGCAAGGTCGCGGTCTGA
- a CDS encoding TIGR03862 family flavoprotein codes for MTSLPFPRNRFALVIGGGPAGLMAADALLSAGVPVTLAEAKPSLARKFLMAGKSGLNLTKVEPQDAFLRAYGERAQWLTPMLDAFGPDQVRRWAEGLGQPCFTGSTGRLFPAAMKASPLLRAWLARLDTMGLERHTRWRWTGWETGAPRFDTPDGPRTLHPGATVLALGGASWARLGSDGAWADLLSVQGIPLAPFAPSNAGLLVAWSAHMERHFGEPLKNVTFRAGTLENRGEAVISRRGLEGGGLYPLTPALRDGHPLTLDLMPDVTVEALSQRLSRPRGKQSQSNALRKALRLPPAALGLLMEMARPLPNGPEALAALVKALPIRHAGLRHMDEAISTAGGVPFDALDTGLMLKGLSGTFCAGEMLDWEAPTGGYLLTACLATGLWAGRHAAAYVK; via the coding sequence ATGACATCCCTGCCCTTTCCCCGGAACCGCTTCGCGCTGGTCATCGGCGGCGGCCCCGCCGGACTGATGGCCGCCGACGCGCTGCTCTCGGCCGGGGTGCCCGTCACGCTGGCCGAGGCCAAGCCGTCCCTTGCGCGCAAGTTCCTCATGGCGGGCAAGTCCGGACTGAATCTGACGAAGGTCGAACCCCAAGACGCCTTCCTTCGCGCCTACGGCGAACGTGCGCAGTGGCTTACGCCCATGCTGGACGCATTCGGTCCGGACCAAGTGCGCCGCTGGGCCGAAGGACTGGGTCAGCCCTGCTTTACCGGTTCCACCGGACGGTTGTTCCCTGCCGCCATGAAAGCCTCTCCCTTGCTCAGGGCATGGCTGGCGCGGCTCGACACGATGGGGCTGGAGCGCCACACCCGCTGGCGCTGGACTGGCTGGGAGACCGGGGCGCCCCGCTTCGATACCCCCGACGGTCCCCGCACCCTCCACCCCGGCGCCACCGTTCTGGCCCTTGGCGGCGCGAGCTGGGCGCGGCTCGGCTCGGACGGCGCATGGGCCGACCTCCTAAGTGTGCAGGGCATCCCGCTCGCCCCATTCGCCCCGTCGAACGCAGGCCTGCTGGTCGCGTGGTCCGCGCATATGGAGCGCCACTTCGGCGAACCGCTGAAGAACGTCACGTTCCGCGCGGGCACGCTGGAAAACCGCGGCGAAGCCGTCATCTCGCGGCGTGGGCTGGAGGGCGGCGGCCTCTATCCGCTGACCCCCGCACTGCGCGACGGGCACCCGCTGACCCTTGACCTGATGCCGGATGTGACCGTCGAGGCTCTGTCGCAAAGGCTGTCGCGGCCGCGCGGTAAGCAGAGCCAATCGAACGCCCTGCGCAAGGCGCTCCGCCTGCCCCCTGCCGCGCTCGGCCTCTTGATGGAGATGGCGCGCCCCCTGCCGAACGGACCCGAGGCGCTGGCGGCACTGGTCAAGGCACTGCCGATCCGCCACGCCGGGCTGCGCCACATGGACGAGGCGATCTCCACCGCCGGGGGCGTGCCGTTCGACGCGCTCGACACCGGTCTGATGCTGAAGGGCCTTTCCGGCACGTTCTGTGCCGGGGAAATGCTGGATTGGGAGGCGCCGACCGGCGGCTACCTCCTGACAGCCTGCCTCGCCACCGGCCTTTGGGCCGGACGCCACGCGGCCGCCTACGTCAAGTGA
- a CDS encoding HNH endonuclease: MADPICPLCLRPIPPEARQSLHHLIPKLKGGKGGPTVLLHQICHSEIHARFTEAELARDLDTVDKLRAHPDLAGFLKWVAKRPPAFHSRSAGGRRKR; the protein is encoded by the coding sequence ATGGCCGATCCGATCTGTCCCCTGTGCCTGCGCCCCATCCCGCCCGAGGCAAGGCAGAGCCTGCACCACCTGATCCCTAAGCTGAAAGGCGGGAAGGGCGGGCCGACCGTGCTGTTGCACCAGATCTGCCATTCGGAAATCCACGCCCGTTTCACCGAAGCGGAACTGGCTCGGGACCTCGATACCGTGGACAAGCTGCGCGCGCACCCGGATCTCGCGGGTTTCCTGAAGTGGGTGGCGAAGCGCCCGCCCGCTTTCCACAGCCGCTCTGCCGGGGGGCGGCGCAAGCGCTGA
- the ybgC gene encoding tol-pal system-associated acyl-CoA thioesterase, whose translation MHIYPIRVYYEDTDMAGIVYHANYLKYIERARSDWVREQGLDQNAMREEDGIVFVVRRIEADYLATAKFDDRLEVRTTVRSVTGVRLVMSQDVMRGEELVFRAEVTAVCVTSDGHPVRLPEALRLKVH comes from the coding sequence ATGCACATCTATCCCATCCGGGTCTACTACGAAGACACCGACATGGCGGGGATCGTCTACCACGCCAACTATCTCAAATACATCGAACGGGCGCGGTCTGACTGGGTGCGCGAGCAGGGGCTCGACCAGAATGCCATGCGCGAGGAGGATGGGATCGTCTTCGTCGTGCGCCGGATCGAGGCCGATTACCTCGCCACCGCGAAGTTCGACGACCGGCTGGAGGTGCGCACAACCGTGCGGAGCGTCACCGGTGTCCGGCTCGTTATGTCGCAGGACGTGATGCGCGGCGAAGAGCTTGTGTTCCGGGCAGAGGTGACGGCGGTTTGCGTGACCTCGGACGGCCACCCGGTGCGTCTGCCAGAGGCGTTGCGCCTCAAGGTTCACTGA
- the tolQ gene encoding protein TolQ, producing MEADTLALAQGIDFSFWALFARATLTVKLVMIMLIAASIWSWAIIIEKFVSYRKARREASRFDRMFWSGEPLDELFDQLGPEPKGRSERVFAAGMIEWRRSHREDGALIANAQSRIDRSMDVAIQKEADELQRGLPVLATVGSTSPFIGLFGTVFGIMHAFVQIAETQNTSLVVVAPGIAEALLATGLGLLAAIPAVIFYNKFSADADRIVGNYEAFADEFSTILSRQLDS from the coding sequence ATGGAAGCAGACACGCTTGCCCTCGCGCAGGGCATCGACTTCTCGTTCTGGGCATTGTTCGCACGCGCGACGCTGACTGTGAAACTCGTGATGATCATGCTGATCGCCGCGTCGATCTGGTCGTGGGCGATCATCATCGAGAAGTTCGTCAGCTACCGCAAAGCCCGGCGCGAAGCGAGCCGCTTCGACCGAATGTTCTGGTCCGGAGAGCCGCTGGACGAGTTGTTCGACCAGTTGGGGCCGGAACCCAAGGGCCGGTCCGAACGCGTGTTTGCCGCTGGTATGATCGAATGGCGTCGCTCGCACCGCGAAGACGGAGCGCTCATCGCCAACGCACAAAGCCGGATCGACCGCTCCATGGACGTTGCCATCCAGAAGGAGGCGGACGAGCTTCAGCGCGGGCTGCCGGTTCTGGCGACCGTCGGGTCTACCTCGCCGTTCATCGGTCTGTTCGGTACGGTGTTCGGGATCATGCACGCCTTCGTCCAGATCGCCGAGACGCAGAACACCTCGCTGGTCGTCGTGGCGCCGGGCATCGCCGAGGCGCTGCTGGCCACCGGTCTCGGCCTGCTGGCGGCCATCCCGGCTGTCATCTTCTACAACAAGTTCTCCGCGGACGCGGACCGTATCGTCGGCAATTACGAAGCCTTCGCGGACGAATTCTCCACCATCCTCTCACGCCAGCTGGATTCCTGA
- the tolR gene encoding protein TolR, with the protein MGAGVMKSGGGGGKRRRRGRRKSAPMAEINVTPFVDVMLVLLIIFMVAAPLLTVGVPVELPKTAAQALPQDTEEPLTVTLASDGTVLIQATEVPRDDLVNRLRAIAAERSDDRVYLRADGTVPYESVAQIMGALNAGGFSSIGLVTDVGGPGLDGQD; encoded by the coding sequence ATGGGGGCGGGTGTCATGAAATCCGGGGGCGGTGGAGGCAAGCGCCGGAGACGCGGGCGCCGCAAGTCCGCGCCCATGGCCGAGATCAACGTCACGCCTTTCGTGGACGTGATGCTCGTGCTGCTCATCATCTTCATGGTTGCGGCGCCGCTCCTGACGGTCGGTGTGCCGGTTGAACTGCCGAAGACCGCCGCCCAGGCGTTGCCACAGGACACCGAAGAGCCGCTGACCGTCACGCTCGCTTCTGACGGTACGGTGCTGATCCAGGCGACCGAAGTGCCCCGCGACGATCTGGTTAACCGCCTCCGCGCCATCGCGGCGGAACGGTCGGACGACCGCGTCTACCTTCGGGCCGATGGAACCGTCCCCTATGAAAGCGTCGCCCAGATCATGGGCGCGCTCAACGCCGGTGGCTTTTCGTCCATCGGGCTGGTCACGGACGTGGGTGGTCCGGGGCTCGACGGACAGGACTGA
- the tolB gene encoding Tol-Pal system beta propeller repeat protein TolB has product MMAFAVFQGVLPAVAQEPLRLEIDRGIVEPMPIAIPSFVAETPAAQEYADQLSRVVAEDLVGTGLFREIPRDAHISRVSTFAAPVQFADWKAINAQALVTGAVSADGSGRVVVKFRAWDVFAERELGEGMQFASSADGWRRLAHKVADQVYSRLTGESPYFDSRVVFVSETGPKDQRQKRLAIMDYDGANVQYLTDSSSIVLAPRFSPTGGQVLYTSYATGFPRIHILDVGAVQSRILQANEGVMSFAPRFSPDGRMVVYSMTQGSNTDIWAMDVASGATRRLTSTPAIETAPSFSPDGSRIVFESDRSGTQQLYVMPASGGEGTRISFGEGRYGTPVWSPRGDRIAFTKQNKGRFHIGVMNTDGSEERLLTASFLDEGPTWAPNGRVIMFSRETQGAQGASALYSVDISGRNLRRVRTPAGASDPSWGPLQ; this is encoded by the coding sequence ATGATGGCGTTTGCGGTTTTTCAGGGCGTGCTCCCGGCCGTAGCGCAGGAGCCTCTCCGGCTGGAGATCGACCGGGGCATCGTCGAACCGATGCCCATCGCTATTCCCTCCTTTGTGGCAGAGACCCCCGCCGCCCAGGAATACGCCGATCAGCTGAGCCGTGTCGTCGCGGAGGATCTGGTCGGCACCGGCCTTTTCCGCGAGATCCCGCGTGACGCGCACATCTCGCGCGTGTCGACCTTTGCGGCGCCGGTGCAGTTCGCCGACTGGAAGGCGATCAACGCACAAGCGCTGGTCACCGGCGCGGTCAGTGCCGACGGATCCGGTCGCGTGGTCGTCAAGTTCCGCGCCTGGGACGTGTTCGCCGAGCGTGAGCTGGGCGAGGGGATGCAATTCGCCTCTTCCGCAGATGGCTGGCGTCGCCTGGCACACAAGGTCGCAGACCAGGTCTATTCGCGCCTGACCGGCGAAAGCCCCTATTTCGACAGCCGCGTCGTTTTTGTGTCCGAGACTGGACCGAAGGACCAGCGTCAGAAGCGGCTGGCGATCATGGATTACGATGGCGCTAACGTGCAGTACCTGACTGACAGCAGCTCCATCGTGCTTGCACCACGCTTTTCCCCGACAGGCGGCCAGGTGCTTTACACCTCCTACGCCACAGGTTTCCCGCGCATCCACATTCTCGATGTAGGCGCGGTCCAGAGCCGTATTCTGCAAGCCAACGAAGGCGTCATGAGCTTTGCGCCGCGCTTTTCGCCGGATGGGCGGATGGTGGTCTATTCGATGACGCAGGGATCGAACACGGATATCTGGGCGATGGATGTGGCCTCGGGCGCAACGCGGCGCCTGACATCGACCCCGGCGATCGAAACGGCGCCGTCGTTCTCTCCGGACGGCTCGCGGATCGTGTTCGAATCGGACCGCAGCGGCACGCAACAGCTTTACGTGATGCCCGCGAGTGGCGGCGAAGGAACCAGGATCTCGTTCGGCGAAGGCCGTTATGGCACGCCGGTCTGGTCCCCGCGCGGCGACCGCATCGCCTTTACCAAGCAGAACAAGGGCCGCTTCCACATCGGCGTGATGAATACCGACGGTTCTGAAGAGCGGCTTCTGACTGCGTCCTTCCTGGACGAGGGCCCGACATGGGCGCCCAACGGCCGCGTCATCATGTTCTCGCGTGAGACGCAGGGCGCGCAGGGCGCATCGGCGCTTTATTCCGTGGACATCTCCGGACGGAACCTGCGTCGGGTCCGCACTCCGGCGGGCGCCTCCGACCCGAGCTGGGGACCGCTCCAGTGA
- the pal gene encoding peptidoglycan-associated lipoprotein Pal has protein sequence MSKLPIAMMLVAAFGLAACANPDRFGANGANDASRNGGGVSSGVIPGSVDDPTSTAYFNQRVGDRVLFAVDQSSLSPEARTVLDGQAQWLMTNSDYMAVIEGHADEQGTREYNLALGARRANAVMEYLVSRGVSQSRLKFVSYGKERPIEICSEEACYAKNRRAVTVIAAGSLMG, from the coding sequence ATGAGCAAACTTCCCATAGCGATGATGCTGGTGGCGGCCTTTGGCCTCGCCGCATGTGCCAATCCAGACCGTTTCGGCGCGAACGGTGCCAACGACGCCTCGCGCAACGGTGGCGGCGTTTCGAGCGGGGTCATTCCGGGCAGCGTCGACGACCCGACCTCGACGGCGTACTTCAACCAGCGCGTCGGCGACCGCGTGCTGTTCGCCGTCGACCAGTCCAGCCTCTCGCCGGAGGCGCGCACCGTGCTGGACGGCCAGGCGCAATGGCTGATGACCAACTCCGATTACATGGCGGTGATCGAAGGTCACGCCGACGAACAGGGCACCCGCGAATACAACCTCGCGCTCGGCGCGCGCCGAGCCAATGCGGTGATGGAATACCTCGTGTCCCGGGGCGTGTCGCAGAGCCGCCTGAAGTTCGTCAGCTACGGCAAGGAGCGTCCGATCGAGATCTGCTCCGAAGAGGCGTGCTATGCCAAGAACCGCCGCGCGGTGACTGTCATCGCCGCCGGATCGTTGATGGGCTGA
- a CDS encoding tetratricopeptide repeat protein: MVAAVIAAAPVQAETLADVKQDLAVLSVEVQKLKRELSTTGSSTVQVSGDVLQRLNTIESELQRVTAKAEQLEFRIGKVAEDGGNRISDLQFRVCELEPGCDLSSVGQGTAFGGEAAPVADAPIAQGTDDLPFGGELAVSEEADFRTAQDALDTGDHARASDLFANFRQTYPGSPLESAALVGEGQALEAQGDTREAARRYLDAYSRFPDDQVAPEALWRLGETLGKLGSVSEACVTLAEVGNRYPGSEVINAAVDSRIALGCPME, encoded by the coding sequence ATGGTAGCGGCGGTCATCGCCGCCGCGCCGGTTCAGGCAGAGACGCTTGCCGATGTGAAGCAGGACCTCGCTGTCCTGTCGGTCGAGGTGCAGAAGCTGAAGCGGGAGCTGTCCACCACGGGCAGTTCGACGGTCCAGGTCTCCGGCGACGTGTTGCAGCGGCTGAATACCATAGAGTCCGAGCTGCAGCGTGTGACGGCCAAGGCCGAACAACTGGAGTTCCGCATCGGCAAGGTCGCGGAGGACGGCGGCAACCGGATAAGCGACCTGCAGTTCCGGGTGTGCGAGCTGGAACCCGGCTGCGACCTGTCCTCGGTCGGACAGGGCACGGCGTTTGGTGGAGAAGCCGCGCCTGTGGCCGACGCGCCGATTGCCCAGGGCACCGACGATCTGCCGTTCGGCGGCGAACTTGCGGTCAGCGAAGAAGCCGATTTTCGCACCGCTCAGGACGCGCTGGACACGGGCGACCATGCCCGTGCGTCCGACCTGTTTGCCAACTTTCGCCAGACCTACCCGGGCAGCCCGCTGGAATCCGCCGCGCTGGTGGGCGAAGGGCAGGCCTTGGAAGCGCAGGGCGACACGCGCGAGGCGGCCCGGCGTTACCTCGATGCCTATTCCCGTTTTCCGGACGATCAGGTTGCGCCTGAGGCCCTGTGGCGGCTGGGAGAGACACTGGGCAAGCTGGGATCCGTATCGGAGGCCTGCGTGACCCTGGCCGAGGTCGGCAACCGTTACCCCGGCTCGGAGGTCATCAACGCGGCGGTGGACAGCCGCATCGCGCTTGGTTGCCCGATGGAGTGA
- the tilS gene encoding tRNA lysidine(34) synthetase TilS — MGALLGPSFPSEIGLAVSGGGDSMAMLALAHGWARVFGVRLWVVTVNHGFREEAAAEAEMVAAECAVLGWPHASLHWSWDGHGNAMEAAREARVRLIAGWRGRLRHVLMAHTQDDVAETFLMRLARGSGVDGLSKMQARRVVDQPRLGVGALAPMLGEAPAAEGCRYPVIVTADGTAGRDAGVDWWVEGETFEILRPCLAMRRADLRHYVRVLQVPFVDDPSNENPAYARARIRAALPGLSGLGLDVPTLAATAERMARARNALRLQAADAWERIGHEARHRGAATGDLLLERDGFAGLPREVQLRLLAAAIGFVSGTVRRPRAARLEEVLDRVLSGGGGTLGGCEILAERTHIRVFREYAALEAMAGNDDPLWDGRWLLTPEARQKMGPVRLRPLGDAGWQSLSREEREGLTYRAARSLPMVATGAGGARISVAQGTRDILYRPFGKDGLTFAAFLMTH, encoded by the coding sequence ATGGGGGCCCTTCTGGGGCCTTCTTTTCCTTCCGAGATCGGGCTGGCGGTTTCGGGGGGCGGCGATTCCATGGCCATGCTGGCGTTGGCGCATGGGTGGGCCCGGGTGTTCGGCGTCCGCCTGTGGGTGGTGACGGTCAACCACGGTTTCCGCGAGGAGGCCGCGGCGGAAGCCGAGATGGTCGCGGCGGAATGCGCCGTACTCGGCTGGCCGCATGCCTCGCTGCACTGGTCGTGGGACGGACACGGCAACGCCATGGAGGCCGCGCGCGAGGCGCGTGTCCGTCTGATCGCCGGGTGGCGGGGACGGCTGCGCCATGTGTTGATGGCGCATACGCAGGACGATGTGGCGGAGACCTTCCTGATGCGGCTGGCGCGCGGGTCCGGTGTCGACGGTCTGTCGAAAATGCAGGCGCGCCGCGTCGTCGATCAGCCGCGGCTTGGCGTGGGCGCGCTGGCGCCGATGCTTGGCGAGGCGCCTGCGGCGGAGGGGTGTCGTTATCCCGTGATTGTGACAGCCGATGGCACGGCCGGGCGTGACGCTGGCGTAGACTGGTGGGTCGAGGGCGAGACTTTCGAGATCCTGCGGCCCTGCCTTGCGATGCGGCGAGCGGATCTGCGGCACTACGTGCGCGTTCTGCAGGTGCCCTTCGTGGACGATCCGTCGAACGAAAACCCGGCCTACGCCCGCGCGCGCATTCGGGCGGCGCTTCCCGGCCTGTCCGGGCTGGGGTTGGACGTCCCGACCCTTGCTGCGACGGCGGAGCGCATGGCCCGGGCGCGGAATGCGCTGCGGCTTCAGGCGGCGGACGCATGGGAGCGGATCGGACACGAGGCGCGGCATCGCGGCGCGGCGACCGGTGACCTGCTTCTGGAACGGGACGGTTTCGCCGGGCTGCCGCGCGAGGTGCAGCTGCGTCTGCTCGCGGCCGCGATAGGCTTCGTTTCGGGCACGGTGCGGCGTCCCCGGGCTGCGCGCCTGGAAGAGGTTCTGGACCGGGTCCTCTCGGGTGGCGGAGGCACGCTGGGCGGTTGCGAGATCCTGGCGGAGCGCACGCACATCAGGGTGTTCCGGGAATATGCGGCGCTTGAGGCTATGGCCGGGAACGACGATCCGCTTTGGGATGGCCGATGGCTGCTGACACCCGAGGCCCGGCAGAAGATGGGGCCGGTTCGGCTGAGGCCTCTCGGCGATGCCGGATGGCAGTCCCTTAGCCGGGAGGAGCGGGAAGGTCTGACCTACCGCGCGGCCCGATCACTGCCGATGGTGGCGACCGGGGCCGGCGGCGCACGGATCAGCGTGGCGCAGGGCACGCGCGACATCCTCTACAGGCCGTTCGGTAAGGACGGGCTGACGTTTGCCGCGTTCCTCATGACGCATTGA